DNA sequence from the Blastomonas fulva genome:
AACGTCGGTGCCGTACGCAATGAAGCGCCCCAGATCCTCGTTGAACACCCGTCCGCGCTGCAGCGTGAAGACGCCTGCCAGGGTGAGGGTGTCGGTGGCCTTCCAGCTGGCATTGGCCTCGAACCCGCGGAAGCGTTCCGGCACGCGCAGCGGGATCAGCGGGCAGAAGGTTTCGCCTGCGCAGCTCGGGTCGGGCTGAATCTGCGAAGAGGATGCCGATCGCGAATGATAGACCGCCAGGCCGAAATTCACCATGCCGATGTCACCCCTGAGGCCAAGCTCGTATTGATCGGAGGTCGCAGGCTCGACCGTGATCAGCGAGGGATCGGTCGCGCCGCGTGCCGCCCGACCAAGCTGGGTGAGTTCGGCGCCCTGGCTGAAGCTCGCATACAGCTGCACGGCGTCGGCGACGGCAAACACCGCGCCCGCGTTCCAAAGGTTCAGGTTCGATTTGCCGAACGCTCCCGGGGTGGCCGCGCGCGGCAGGGCCGGGTTGAAGCCTTCGCGCTCGATGGCGCCGCTGTACCATTCGCGGCGGAAGCCCCCGCTCAAGGTCAGGCGGCCCAGACCCAGTTCGAGCTGGCCGAACGGCGCATAAGTATTGAGGTAGAAGGCGGGCGTCACATAGCCGGTCACCACCTCGCCATCGGCGGCATCGACGTTGAACCGCAGGAAATCGTTGCGGGTGAAGTCGAAGCCATAAGTGGTCTTGAGGCTTCCCGAGCCGATGGGGTAGCTGCGCGTCAGCGCGGACCTGAAGCCCAGGCGGCTGTTCTCGCGGTTGGAGGCGAAGAAATCATCGCCGAAGTCTGCGGTGAAGAAGTTGTCGCGCTGCTTGATCGACTGGTCCTGGTAGAAAAGGCTGACCGACACGTCATGCGCCAGCAGATCGGGATGGCGGTAGCTCAAGGCCATGGTCACGTTGCGGTCGCGGCCCTGGCCCACCTGCGGATGGGGCGCTACCTCGACGATTCGCGACAGGCCGCTGACCGGATCGACGGTGCCGTCCGGATAGAATTGAGGGCCTACATCCTCGTTGTGGAACGTCCCTGTGAAGCGAAGTTCCTGGCCGGCGCCCAGATCGAGCCCCAGCGCTGTCAGCAGGTCGACCGATTCATAGGCCGCCGAGAAGACCGGAAGGCCCGTAGCGCTGCGCACGCGTCCGCCATCGGTATAAGCCGCACCGACATAATAATCGAATGCACCGACCTTCTGGCCGATTCCGGCATACAGGTCGGTGGTGAACGTGTTGCGCGACCGTTCGGTGTTGAAGCTGGTCTGCAAGGTGGCATCGATCTCCAGCGCCTCGCTTTTGGCGCGCCGGGTGATGAGGTTGATGATCCCGCCAGGCGCCCCTGCGCCATACAGCGCGGTGCCGCCGCGAACCACCTCGACCCGCTCGACCGAGAAGGGCGAGATGGTGAACGGGCCTGTGCAAGACCCCGGGCGCAAGTCTTCGTTCACCGGCACACCGTTGATCTGGAACGATGCCGCCCGGCCACGGATGGCGCTGCTGCAGCTCCCGCGCACCTCGCTGTCCTGAACGCTGAGGCCCGGTACGATAAACTCCAGTCCTGAAAGAATATTGCGGTTCTGGCGCAACTGCTCGTTCACCGTCTCCTCATCCACCACCGAAACGGAAATCGGTAGTCGCTCGATAGCCGAGCCTGAGCGGGTGGCCGTGACGACAATCTCTGCCTGATCGCTA
Encoded proteins:
- a CDS encoding TonB-dependent receptor, whose translation is MGMSIITSLMAATALASSQGDSLGADATMPHSDQAEIVVTATRSGSAIERLPISVSVVDEETVNEQLRQNRNILSGLEFIVPGLSVQDSEVRGSCSSAIRGRAASFQINGVPVNEDLRPGSCTGPFTISPFSVERVEVVRGGTALYGAGAPGGIINLITRRAKSEALEIDATLQTSFNTERSRNTFTTDLYAGIGQKVGAFDYYVGAAYTDGGRVRSATGLPVFSAAYESVDLLTALGLDLGAGQELRFTGTFHNEDVGPQFYPDGTVDPVSGLSRIVEVAPHPQVGQGRDRNVTMALSYRHPDLLAHDVSVSLFYQDQSIKQRDNFFTADFGDDFFASNRENSRLGFRSALTRSYPIGSGSLKTTYGFDFTRNDFLRFNVDAADGEVVTGYVTPAFYLNTYAPFGQLELGLGRLTLSGGFRREWYSGAIEREGFNPALPRAATPGAFGKSNLNLWNAGAVFAVADAVQLYASFSQGAELTQLGRAARGATDPSLITVEPATSDQYELGLRGDIGMVNFGLAVYHSRSASSSQIQPDPSCAGETFCPLIPLRVPERFRGFEANASWKATDTLTLAGVFTLQRGRVFNEDLGRFIAYGTDVAVPVRVTGRAEWRPVEPVKLNFQMTHYGASSFFTPTEQAIGFVDTDAVTLASGSVSYQAGLVEIYIAADNLFDERYVSVANQVQGQGGFTFMEAPGRRVTVGVSGRF